The sequence GGAGCTGCTTGAAGCCAGCCCTCTGATACCTAACCTGCCACTGCTTGTATGTCTCAGGCCTTTCAACTCTTTCCAGTCCCTCACACGCTATGACATTCATTATGTCTTTACCAAATACTGCCTTTTCAAACATTAGCCGCTGTTCATCTTCGCGAGGAATGGTGGCCTCAAACATATCAAACTGTGCAGAGAAGTGAAAGAATGCCTCTCTGAACCGTGTGAGAAAGAAGGGTGAATTGTATGCCCCATTGATAACTCCATGAATGTACAGGTCTGGATTAATTCTTTTGATCAACTTTAGGACAGTATCTCTTGGACTGCTGGCCATCACTGTTTCATCAGGTATGTGCTTTAACCGGTGCATACAATTAACCACAATCAGCTCATTCCTGTCAATTTTAAGATCCTCAAACTGGATAGTTTCCCATTTCTGAGCAATGACTTTGTACTGAAATGGGACATTGAATCTCTTAGCATATTTATCCAAGCGGCGCCCCGTCTCTTCAACCCTCTCTGTAGGTCGAAAACCTGGTTGGGGAAGCTCAATTGCTGTCATCCGAATATTAGGAGGTCCACCAGGTCTCTTGGAGAGACGTTGGATAAAGCAGGGCCATTGGAAACCATAAGAAATACCAAAATCAATAATGTGAAGCCTTGTTGCCTTTTCTGCTAGTTTCATAATTGTTCTGTTGGAAAAGAAGTGTAACATCTTCTTGAAAGGGCAGTGAGTAACATACAACTGGTAAGCTTTTAAGATTTCAGCAGCTGGTGTCTGTATACTTAAAAGAGGCGAATACGATGGGGTTCTTGTGCCAGCCAAGCGTGCCTCTAGGCCATCAGCAAAGTAGTGAGCTAATCTCTCGGTTGCATCACCATAAAGGGAAGAGTGCTTCCTTATCTGCTTGAGTAGTTCACTTGCAGTTCGTTGGTCATAGCTTGCAACAGCTTGTGCACATTGAGTTAGCAGGGTGCTAAAATCTACTACTTCCCGTTTGTTATTCTGTTTCTTTGATCGCGCTGTTTTAGACCATTTTGACTGCTTGTTAGGCTTCAACTTCCCACTTCCCTCATTTTTCAAAG comes from Prunus dulcis chromosome 6, ALMONDv2, whole genome shotgun sequence and encodes:
- the LOC117633021 gene encoding scarecrow-like protein 30; translation: MDTLLERLSVSKEKFHFGHGSIPVHSNQNLVNGFQVNHEPTNPPFLPTNSDHPSDSSTSLSSGSDGDTFDISDCSQPVLKYISDILLEEDLEGKPCMLQDCLALQAAEKSFYDVLNQKDPPSPNQPPLSDHQSFENSDDDSTHSCHRSNDYRAEKTDWVFDSSETSHVQSSLVESPSDTLLASDSLDGNFGGVREARKHLPNENFGIIDLEKYQFMSQGPNTLFRNLASKTKNDGYNSTNRSKEKKNHQREDGDYAEEGRSNKQSAASADDSEPQEMFDKVLLCSVNHESKSCSHDEPLKNEGSGKLKPNKQSKWSKTARSKKQNNKREVVDFSTLLTQCAQAVASYDQRTASELLKQIRKHSSLYGDATERLAHYFADGLEARLAGTRTPSYSPLLSIQTPAAEILKAYQLYVTHCPFKKMLHFFSNRTIMKLAEKATRLHIIDFGISYGFQWPCFIQRLSKRPGGPPNIRMTAIELPQPGFRPTERVEETGRRLDKYAKRFNVPFQYKVIAQKWETIQFEDLKIDRNELIVVNCMHRLKHIPDETVMASSPRDTVLKLIKRINPDLYIHGVINGAYNSPFFLTRFREAFFHFSAQFDMFEATIPREDEQRLMFEKAVFGKDIMNVIACEGLERVERPETYKQWQVRYQRAGFKQLPLDQELVKKVKTMLKVMGYHNDFRIDEDGHWMLQGWKGRIIMGLAFWKPA